In a single window of the Nicotiana tomentosiformis chromosome 10, ASM39032v3, whole genome shotgun sequence genome:
- the LOC138900311 gene encoding F-box/FBD/LRR-repeat protein At1g13570-like, giving the protein MKIDAFVNSDDNNKFGLLALNIKSYIRPFFQMQQPNQRRKSVDDRGRDVILIEDDEIDRISDLPTNVLDIIFKDVPFNELARTSVLSKKWRFFWTTHPTIILDGDFFEDISNNAGLVEYDFNNIIDKILLQHLGPIDKFVLDVSTIDIYEWDLDHWLLYVTKKGVKELTLDNSNQDPYTLPLCIFDCSSTFTFLSISNCMFKPPNPNKVFSNLLELHLKFINFLATHDIDAPLLTTLTFTSCNRIHFLLFFASKVENLTIDDSHELQVSFFENFPNVKLLHILISHNLEEDYADGSFITWSKLLALCPNLTGLCFSNCCVRLLGLEIIPKMFNPEPSQLEHVRLGLEFFDIDLVSGALSLIRSSPKLRVLQIQALPNSSGQDIEDVLMYLNEPSCVNQPLEMLQYVELAEFEGTQSELIFLNLMLWKCPSLSQMIIRPSNEVDEADKWKFFAQVLQSHRASPTVQILLLP; this is encoded by the exons ATGAAAATAGATGCATTTGTCAATTCTGATGATAATAACAAGTTTG GTCTTCTTGCCCTAAACATAAAAAGCTACATAAGGCCTTTTTTCCAAATGCAGCAACCAAATCAGAG AAGGAAGAGCGTGGATGATCGTGGTAGAGATGTCATCCTAATTGAAGATGATGAGATAGATAGGATCTCCGATTTACCAACTAATGTTCTTGATATCATATTCAAGGACGTGCCATTTAACGAACTGGCACGAACAAGCGTCTTGTCCAAAAAATGGAGATTTTTTTGGACGACGCACCCGACAATAATACTAGATGGGGATTTTTTTGAGGACATAAGTAACAATGCAGGACTTGTCGAATATGACTTCAATAACATAATTGACAAGATACTTTTGCAACATTTAGGACCTATTGACAAGTTTGTCCTCGATGTGTCAACCATTGATATATATGAATGGGACCTTGATCATTGGTTATTATATGTAACCAAAAAGGGTGTCAAGGAACTTACCCTTGATAATTCAAACCAAGATCCTTATACCTTGCCCTTATGCATATTTGATTGCTCATCAACTTTTACATTTTTGTCCATCTCCAATTGCATGTTTAAGCCACCAAATCCCAACAAAGTCTTCTCAAATCTTCTTGAATTGCACTTGAAGTTCATTAAttttttagccactcatgatattGATGCCCCATTACTTACAACATTGACATTCACTTCTTGCAATAGGATTCATTTCCTCCTCTTTTTTGCTTCAAAGGTTGAGAATTTGACTATTGATGATAGTCATGAACTTCAAGTTAGCTTTTTTGAAAATTTCCCAAATGTTAAGTTGTTGCATATATTAATATCTCATAATTTAGAAGAAGATTATGCAGATGGGAGTTTTATTACTTGGTCAAAACTTCTTGCTTTGTGCCCTAACTTGACTGGACTTTGCTTCAGTAATTGTTGCGTTAGG CTTTTGGGCTTAGAAATTATTCCAAAAATGTTTAACCCCGAGCCTAGCCAGTTGGAGCATGTGCGGTTGGGACTAGAGTTTTTTGATATAGACCTAGTCTCTGGTGCTCTATCCTTGATTCGAAGTTCTCCCAAATTGCGTGTACTACAGATTCAG GCTTTACCGAACAGCAGTGGACAAGACATAGAGGACGTTCTTATGTATCTCAATGAGCCATCCTGTGTTAACCAACCACTAGAGATGCTTCAATATGTTGAATTAGCAGAATTTGAAGGCACACAATCTGAGCTTATTTTCTTAAATCTCATGCTTTGGAAGTGCCCATCACTTTCTCAAATGATCATTCGACCCTCAAATGAAGTTGATGAGGCTGACAAATGGAAATTTTTTGCACAAGTGTTGCAGTCCCATCGAGCATCACCAACAGTGCAAATCTTATTATTACCCTGA
- the LOC138900312 gene encoding uncharacterized mitochondrial protein AtMg00240-like, with protein sequence MTRPDLSFSVQTLSQFLQQPKISHMEATMRIVKYIKNQPGRGILLSSTNKNIITTYCDADWVACPFSRKSVTRYLIKIGDSLVSWKSKKQTTGLMQKIGIEVNLPIEVYRVSKAAMQIVAIPVYHERTKTVIL encoded by the exons ATGACCAGACCTGATTTATCATTCAGTGTACAAACTCTTAGTCAGTTCTTACAACAACCTAAAATATCTCACATGGAAGCAACTATGAGAATTGTCAAGTATATCAAAAATCAACCTGGAAGAGGGATTCTACTGTCAAGCACAAACAAGAACATTATCACAACCTACTGTGATGCAGATTGGGTTGCATGTCCATTCTCCAGAAAATCAGTAACAAGGTACTTGATCAAGATTGGAGATTCATTGGTTTCTTGGAAATCAAAGAAGCAAACCACG GGACTCATGCAAAAAATTGGAATTGAAGTAAATCTACCTATTGAAGTTTACCGTGTTAGCAAGGCTGCTATGCAGATTGTAGCCATTCCTGTATATCACGAGAGAACCAAAACTGTCATTTTATAA